GCATTATTTTCCCACCCGGGATATATTGATCTCACATTTGATCTCCTTTATACTCAAAAGGTTATTGAAAATTTACACTCCCATCATCCAAGAATTAAGAGTTCAAAATTACACTGACCCCGTCACTTTTGTAGACAGGCTATTTTCCAGAGATTGGAATTTACTTATCGACGACGGGGTATTTTACAGCTGTTTCAGTCTGATATTTAGAAATGAAACCATCAAGCGGGAATTCCGAAACCTCCACCTCAAACTGCGAGAAAATTTAAAGGAGATCCTGGACCAGGATGAAAAATTGAAGCAAAAAGATACTGCTCTACTGGCTGAGCAAATCTTTGTGGTCGTAGAGGGAGCCTATTACTACCTCTCCATGATCGAAGATGAAGAACAGTATGATGAAAAGGTCAAAATCTTCAAAAATCAGGTGCATCAACTCCTACAGCCCTAGTCCCCAATTGTAGGCTGCATTTTTTCAGGAGCGATAAACCGGCGCTTTAGCTTCAGCATTTTCCACACTTCAAGTCAGAATATATCCCTTGTTTTTTGCTAAATTCAGGCAGCTACATCTAAGATGATAATGAAAAATATTTTTGATCCAGAAGTACACGAGCAAACCATACAAAGAATCCAGTCCCTTACTCCAGAAAGTACCCCTAAGTGGGGAAAAATGAGTGTGGACCAAATGCTCGCGCATTGTTGTGTACCCTATGAAATGGCTTATACCGACAAACATCCCAAGCCGAATGCTTTCATGAGATTTCTGCTGAAAACAATTGTGAAAAAAGGAGTGGTCAATGAAAAACCTTATCCCAAAAATGCCCGGACTGCTCCTGCATTTATTATCAGCGAAAGGAAAGACTTTGACTACGAGAAAAACAGGCTCATCGCTTTTATCCAAAAAACCTTCGATTATGGCTCAAACTACTTCGATGGCAAAGAGTCCCTATCCTTTGGCCCTATGAGCAGCCAAGAATGGAACAACCAGTTTTATAAGCACCTGGATCATCACCTCACCCAATTTGGAGTATGATCCACCCAGCCAAATCCATCCGGACATTTCTGGGAGCTAAAAATTATGCAGATAGCAGGCGCTTCTACGAAGTGCTAGGGTTTGAGGTGCGTCCCATTTCCGAAAATATGTGCTTGGTGCGTATCAAAGATCAATTCTACTTTTACCTGCAGGATTATTATGTGAAAGCTTGGTGCGAAAACTCCATGGTTTTTCTGGAAATCGAGGGAGATTTGGAAAGCTACTGGGAAGCAATCAAAATCCTCGGACTTCCTGATAAATTCCCGGGCGTAAAGCTTTCTGAAATCGTGAAAAACGATTGGGGTAATGAATTTTTCTTACACGATCCCGCAGGGAACCTTTGGCATTTTGGCATTTTCAAATAATAATTCTGCCTTACTCCATGTGGAAACCAGAAATTTAGTTAATTTAACTTTTATATTCAGTTAATTTTCAGTAGTTTAATAGACTTAACTTGAAACCTAAATACCATGAAACATCTACTCACATTAATCGCCTGCTTAGGCTTTATCAGCACGGCTGCTTTTGCTCAAAGCCCAGCAGGGGTACTGGAAATGAACAAATTATTCTCCAAAAACCTAAAATACAGCACTGAGGCACGAAATGCAGATATACAGGGCACAGTTCTACTTTCGATTGAAATTGATGACCAAGGGTACCCGGCAAATGTCAAAGTCCTGGAAGGCAATCCCATACTCGTCGAAGAAGTACAAGACACCTATACCAAGGTGGAAGAAAATTGGAAGCCTGCTTACTTAGGAGATAAGGCGTTTGGACAAGAATACTTACTGGCCGTGAAATTTAAAATGCAGGAGCCCCAGAAAGATCCAAGAGACCCATTCACTGTCACCGCCCATGCTAAGAAAAAACCAGTAACTATAGAAGACTATACAGAAAGAATCGCAGAGAGTCCACTCGATGCTGGCCTGTATGAAAGGCGTGCAAATCTGTACGAATTCCAAGGACAAAAACTCTTGGCAGAAATGGACAGAAATCAGGTAGCTTTTCTAAAAGACAAATTTCTGACCCAAATAGTAGTAGTTGGATATGGTCCGCAGTACAGGAGCCTATAAAATCAAAAGGTGATTATTTATATTTCGGAGGGGCATGAATTTGCCTCTCTTTTTTTATTCCAGCTCAGTTAATAAGCTCTATCAGATCCTTTTTTCGGTCTGATTCTTGATATTTTTGGCAGAAAGAAAAATAAAGACGATGAATATTAAACTGATTACATTCGGACTTTTAGCGGCATTGACTCTACAGGCTTCATGCACCTCATCTACCCAAGAATCTGAAACTAAAGTGGAAGAAACCAATCCCCTTCCCCTAGGCGATAATACCGAAACCTCAGTGGATTGGAATGGTACTTACAAGGGAACAGTTCCTTGTGCCAGCTGCGAGGGAATCGAGGTAACTTTGACTTTGAACATGGACAGAACCTACAAGATCGTCACCAACTACCTGGGCAGAAACGATGCACTGGAACAAGAAAATACGGGTTCATTCACCTGGAACGAATCGGGCTCTATCATCACCCTGGAGGAAGTAGCCCAAGGCCCCAATCAATACAAAGTAGGAGAAGGCAGAATATGGCAGCTGGACATGAATGGTGAGGTAATCCAAGGCGACCTAGCAGATCACTACATCCTTACCAAGCGCTAAAATTTATTTAAACCTAACTATTTTCCCATGCGCCTTGGAGGTCATTTCTTGAGGAATAGACGCGGTGATCTCATTGTACAGCAGCTCTACCAAGCGTTGTTTTAGAAAGCTTCGGTTCAGAATAATACTCACCTCACGCAATGGAGATTCACCGTTAAAAGGCCTTAATCTGGATTTTTCCTCCGCCGACAAATCCAGGGTAGCGAGCTCCGGAAGTAAAGTTACCCCTTTATACCGGTTGACCATGTTTCTCAGTCCTTCCAGCGAACCACTTTCGTAATGGAAATTTTTCGGACCATTGAGGCTTTGATCGCAAAGGTTGATCACCTGGTCACGGAAGCAATGCCCCTGCTGCAAAACCCAAAAATCCTCCTGCTGAATCTGCTCCGGATAAAAAACAGGCTCCTTCAGCGCAGGGTGATCCTGTGAAAAATAGGCAAAGAATTTCTCATAAAACATAGGCTTTTCCAACAGCCCATTTTCCTGCAGGGGAGTCACTACAATTCCCAGGTCAAGCTCATCATTTTTAAGCTTTTTCACTACATCATCCGTGACCATTTCTTGCACTTCTAGCTTCACGTTCGGGTATTTTTCTAGAAAATTTCGGATAAACAAGTGAAGTAAATACGGAGCCAAAGTTGGGATAATGCCCAGCTTGATGACACCAGATACATCCCCTTTCATATCCGCCACCAACTCGAAAATCCCCTTGCTTTCGGAAACCACTTTTTTGGCTTGCTGTATGATCCGAACGCCCATTTCAGTAGGCATCACGGGCATTTTACTCCGATCAAAAAGGATCACTCCCAAGTCCCGCTCTAGCTTGCTGAGCTGCGCACTGAGTGTAGGCTGAGTGACAAAGCAGCTTTCCGCTGCCTGCCCAAAATGCCTGAATTTATCTACTGCGATGAGGTATTCGAGTTGCTGGATAGTCATGCCAATTCTTTAGTCAGGGTCTAAAGTAAAAAATTCCAAAATGAGTTTCATCCACCCTACAACCATAACTCTGATTATCAGGAAAATATACTTTTCGAAAAATTTCTCAATCCTCTAAAAAACCGTAATTTATTCACTGCATTAATTTTATTACCAAATACCTAACCCAAAATATCATCCAATGAGTAAATCAAATTTTTCCCGAAGAAAGTTTATCAGCGCTGGATTACTCGGCACCGCGGGCGCTACAGTACTTCCCAATATAACTTTTGCCAAAACCCGAAATTCACAGCGCAATGACTTTACAAAAGTAAGGCTTGGTTTTATCGGTCTGGGAAGACAGGCCAGAGGTCTGCTGAACCGCATGATGAGCATTCCGGCCTTTGAGGTAGTGGCTGGTGCGGATATTTACGAAGTCAAGCTTCAGCGTTTTAAGCAGGATGTGGAAAAGAATAACGCAGACCATCAAAAATCCAGTGGTCCGCCCACCCTTTATGCAGATTACAAAAAACTTCTCGCCAACCCTTATGTGGATGCTGTAGTCATTGCTTCTCCGGATCACTGGCATGCGCTAATGGCCATAGATGCCTGCAGAGCCGGCAAAGACATCTACCTGGAGAAACCCTTGACTTTTACCATCAAAGAGGGGCAGGAATTAATCAAAGCAGTACGATCAAATGGAACCGTGCTGGCCGTGGGCAGTATGCAGCGTTCTTCCTCAAACTTCCAGCATGCAGTGAAAATGGTTCAAAAAGGAAAACTGGGGAAAATCAAAGAAGTATTGGTCCATGTGGGAGAGCCACCACATCCCAAACCCTTGGATTTACCAGAACAAAGTATCCCGAATGGACTGGATTGGCAAACCTGGATCGGACCACTGCCTGCAGTTCACTACAATGAGGAACTAAACCCACCCATTTCCCTGGACCCAGAAGAAAATGAGAAGGTATGGGGAGCTTGGAGATGGTACAAAGAGACAGGTGGTGGACTCATGACGGACTGGGGAGCACACATGATAGACATTGCGCAGTGGGGGTTGGGAATGGACAGAAATGGCCCTACTGAGGTGATTCCTGCCACTGTGGATAAACCTCTCACCTACATTTATCCCAACGGCACCAAGATGTTGATAACTTCCTTTGATGAGGGTAGGCAGGGAGTCAAATTTATAGGCGAGAAAGGCTGGATTAAAGTGTCCAGAGGTAATTATGACACCTCTATGAAAGAGCTGGAAATGCCAAATAAAATCGAAAACAATGGCAGCATGAAACATTATGAGGATTTCTTAGACGCAGTGATCACCAGAAGAGATCCTTTTGTCCCGGTAGAAATCGGCCATAGCACCTGCGCCATTTGTACTATAGGGAATATCGCCCATGAGCTTAACCGCCCTTTGAAATGGGACCCCATAGCGCAGGTATTTTTGGATGATTGGGAGGCCAATACCCATTTACATTATACTTACCAAAATGGCTATTCGTTGAAATCTTAATGAGTTGATCCAGCTCCTATGAACAAGAAACTTAAATACATTATTCTCCTAGAAATCTTAGTGGCAGCCCTTGTTTGTTTCAGTTTGTGACACAAGACCACATAAGTTTCAGCGTGTGGATAACTCAAGTATTGCTTGGCAGTAATTTGCTATACAAATTTTATTCAGTTAAATTGTGTAAAATACATTTTCCTGCTCTTATGTCTTCTATCCCCATACTTTCCTTTTCCCTCTATTCCATCTCCAGGCTACTTATCCAACTGATTCAAAGCAAATTAAATGCTATTGAGCTGACTTATCCACAATATTTGGTTTTGGCCACTCTTTGGGAGCAGGATGGGTTGAAAGTTAATGAAATAGGAAAGCGTCTGTATTTGGATTCAGGTACACTCACTCCTTTGCTGAAAAAGCTGGAAAGGATGAACTACGTGCGAAGAAGCAGGAGTGAAATAGATGAGCGTACTGTCAATATTGAATTGACTTACCCTGGTAAATCGCTGCAGAGTAAAGCCCAAAAGCTGCTGGGAGAACTTGAAGAGACGTTTGAAGAAATGAGCAGTTCGTCAGTTAATGACCTAAACAATTCACTCGAAGGACTGTTAGTAGATATTGAATCATTAAAGCAAGCTAGCAAATGAAAAAACTGAATATTGATTACACCGCCACCGCAGTAAATTCGGGCGGTAGAAAAGGACATGTGAAAACCGATGATGGTTTACTGGATTTTGATGTAGCCATGCCAAAGGAAATCGGTGGTGAGGGAGGCAAAACCAATCCAGAGCAATTGTTTGCTGCAGGGTATGCCGCATGTTTTGGGGGCGCCTTGGGCGCAGTGGCTGGGAAGACCAGCCTGAAAGATTCAGAAATCACAGCAAAAGTACACCTTGGAAATTATGGTCCCGGAGATTTTGGACTAGCAGTGGACATTAGCGTAAAGATCCCGAAAGCTAAGTCCCTTGAAGAAGCCCAGAAACTCGTGGATGCCGCACATGCTGTATGTCCATATTCCAAAGCCACAAGAGGTAATATCGAAGTGACCGCGACCGCCATAGAGTAGGCTCTCGCTTTAAATAATCAGGACTGGTCAAAATTCTAAACCGGTCCTGATTTAAATTTTTATTATCGCCTTTCCGACTAGTTCCCGGTTTTGCATTTTCTTCAACGCTCCTGCAGCATTTTTCAGAGAGAAAATTTCGTATTCATGCCCTTTGATTTTACCATCTAGCAACCATTTAGTCAGGACATTCATGTTTTGTCGGTTTTGGCTTTCCTCCACTTTTGAAAAATTACCCCAAAACACCCCCATAATAGAACATCCCTTCAGCAAGGGTAAATTCATAGGAATCTTAGGGATTTCGCCCGCAGTGAATCCTACGATCAGATAGCGTCCTTTCCAGGCCATTCCTCTCAGCGCCTGCTCGGTGTGACTTCCTCCTACAGGATCCAGCACCACATTAACACCCTTTCCCGCAGTCAACTCTTTAAGCTGGTTTTTAAGGTTTTCTTTTTCGTAATTAACCACTTCATCAGCGCCAAGTTCTTTACAAAAAGCCAGTTTTTCATCCGATGAAGCTGCCGCAATGACCTTGGCCCCCATGGCTTTACCCAGCTCCACTGCCGCTGCTCCTATTCCTCCGGAAGCCCCCAATACCAGCAAGGTCTCTCCCTGCTGCAACTGGGCCCGATCTTTCAAAGCATGAAAGGAAGTACTGTAGGTATAAAATGAGCTGGCCGCCAGCTCTGCGGAAATTCCCTCTGGAATAGAAAATATCCGATCTACATCTACTGCGAGCTGCTCTGCAAATCCTCCCCAGCGGCAGAGAGCCAACACCCGGTCTCCTACCTGCCAATCTGTAACCCCATCACCCAAAGCAACAATTTGCCCGGCTGCTTCTCCTCCAGGAGAATAGGGCAGCTCAGGCTGAAACTGGTATTTGTTCTGTAGAATCAGTAAATCCGGAAAACTCACTCCACAAGCCTCCACTTTGATCAGCACTTGTCCACTAGCTGGAACGGCCTGAGGTACCTCCTCTAAAAACAGGTGGTCTGTAGAGCCAAATGTGGTGCATAGCATTGCTCTCATTTGCTTTTTGCTTAGGTTTAATTCAAGTTGAAAATTGGGTTTAAAATAGGCATTTCGTGCTGAAAAGGATAATTTTGAGGCCTTTACCAAAAACCCCTAGCGATATGGCTGTTAATGATTTTATCCAAGAAAATAAAGACCGATTTTTAAATGAATTGCTGGATTTGCTCAGAATCCCTTCCGTAAGTGCTGATCCTAAGTTTAAGGATGACGTTTTTGCAGCGGCAAATTTCGTAAAAGAAAGCATGGAAAAGGCGGGTGCAGATACTGTGGAAATCTGTGAAACCGCAGGCTATCCTATTGTATATGGTGAAAAAATCATTGACCCAAGTTTGCCTACAGTCCTGGTGTATGGCCATTATGATGTACAGCCGGCTGACCCTTATGAATTATGGGATTCCCCACCTTTTGAACCTGTGATCAAGAAGACAGCTATCCATCCCGAGGGAGCGATTTTCGCCCGAGGCTCTGCAGATGATAAGGGGCAATTTTACATGTACGTGAAAGCTTTTGAAGCGATGATGGCTGCTGGGGATTTGCCCTGCAATGTCAAATTCATGATAGAAGGCGAGGAGGAAGTAGGCTCGGACAATCTGGAGAAATTTGTGATAGAAAATAAAGAGAAGCTCCAGGCAGACGTTATCCTGATTTCAGATACCCACATGATTTCCATGCAGGATCCTTCCATCACGGTAGGTCTGAGAGGAATGGCCTATATGGAAGTAGAAGTGACCGGTTCCAACAGAGATCTTCACTCAGGAACTTATGGAGGTGCGGTCGCTAACCCGATCAATGTACTTTGTGAAATGATCGCATCTATGAAGGATGAAAATGACCATATTACCATCCCTGGTTTTTATGATAAGGTACAAGAATTGACAGCCGCACAAAGAGAACGCTTGAATCAAGCCCCTTTTGACCTGAAAGAATATCAGGACAAATTGGATATAGATGATGTTCACGGCGAAAAGGGCTATACAACCATAGAGCGGGTAGGAATCCGCCCTACTCTAGATGTAAACGGAATCTGGGGAGGCTACATAGGTGAGGGCGCCAAGACAGTTTTACCTTCCAAAGCTCACGCAAAAATTTCCATGAGATTAGTACCGGATCAGGATTGGCATGA
This genomic window from Algoriphagus sp. TR-M9 contains:
- a CDS encoding TetR family transcriptional regulator yields the protein MSTKVSIDRKREIIEGFYELSKINGIENTSIAKIGKHLGMPPSLIMHYFPTRDILISHLISFILKRLLKIYTPIIQELRVQNYTDPVTFVDRLFSRDWNLLIDDGVFYSCFSLIFRNETIKREFRNLHLKLRENLKEILDQDEKLKQKDTALLAEQIFVVVEGAYYYLSMIEDEEQYDEKVKIFKNQVHQLLQP
- a CDS encoding DUF1569 domain-containing protein translates to MKNIFDPEVHEQTIQRIQSLTPESTPKWGKMSVDQMLAHCCVPYEMAYTDKHPKPNAFMRFLLKTIVKKGVVNEKPYPKNARTAPAFIISERKDFDYEKNRLIAFIQKTFDYGSNYFDGKESLSFGPMSSQEWNNQFYKHLDHHLTQFGV
- a CDS encoding VOC family protein → MIHPAKSIRTFLGAKNYADSRRFYEVLGFEVRPISENMCLVRIKDQFYFYLQDYYVKAWCENSMVFLEIEGDLESYWEAIKILGLPDKFPGVKLSEIVKNDWGNEFFLHDPAGNLWHFGIFK
- a CDS encoding energy transducer TonB, translated to MKHLLTLIACLGFISTAAFAQSPAGVLEMNKLFSKNLKYSTEARNADIQGTVLLSIEIDDQGYPANVKVLEGNPILVEEVQDTYTKVEENWKPAYLGDKAFGQEYLLAVKFKMQEPQKDPRDPFTVTAHAKKKPVTIEDYTERIAESPLDAGLYERRANLYEFQGQKLLAEMDRNQVAFLKDKFLTQIVVVGYGPQYRSL
- a CDS encoding copper resistance protein NlpE encodes the protein MNIKLITFGLLAALTLQASCTSSTQESETKVEETNPLPLGDNTETSVDWNGTYKGTVPCASCEGIEVTLTLNMDRTYKIVTNYLGRNDALEQENTGSFTWNESGSIITLEEVAQGPNQYKVGEGRIWQLDMNGEVIQGDLADHYILTKR
- a CDS encoding hydrogen peroxide-inducible genes activator, with the protein product MTIQQLEYLIAVDKFRHFGQAAESCFVTQPTLSAQLSKLERDLGVILFDRSKMPVMPTEMGVRIIQQAKKVVSESKGIFELVADMKGDVSGVIKLGIIPTLAPYLLHLFIRNFLEKYPNVKLEVQEMVTDDVVKKLKNDELDLGIVVTPLQENGLLEKPMFYEKFFAYFSQDHPALKEPVFYPEQIQQEDFWVLQQGHCFRDQVINLCDQSLNGPKNFHYESGSLEGLRNMVNRYKGVTLLPELATLDLSAEEKSRLRPFNGESPLREVSIILNRSFLKQRLVELLYNEITASIPQEMTSKAHGKIVRFK
- a CDS encoding Gfo/Idh/MocA family protein, which produces MSKSNFSRRKFISAGLLGTAGATVLPNITFAKTRNSQRNDFTKVRLGFIGLGRQARGLLNRMMSIPAFEVVAGADIYEVKLQRFKQDVEKNNADHQKSSGPPTLYADYKKLLANPYVDAVVIASPDHWHALMAIDACRAGKDIYLEKPLTFTIKEGQELIKAVRSNGTVLAVGSMQRSSSNFQHAVKMVQKGKLGKIKEVLVHVGEPPHPKPLDLPEQSIPNGLDWQTWIGPLPAVHYNEELNPPISLDPEENEKVWGAWRWYKETGGGLMTDWGAHMIDIAQWGLGMDRNGPTEVIPATVDKPLTYIYPNGTKMLITSFDEGRQGVKFIGEKGWIKVSRGNYDTSMKELEMPNKIENNGSMKHYEDFLDAVITRRDPFVPVEIGHSTCAICTIGNIAHELNRPLKWDPIAQVFLDDWEANTHLHYTYQNGYSLKS
- a CDS encoding MarR family winged helix-turn-helix transcriptional regulator; its protein translation is MSSIPILSFSLYSISRLLIQLIQSKLNAIELTYPQYLVLATLWEQDGLKVNEIGKRLYLDSGTLTPLLKKLERMNYVRRSRSEIDERTVNIELTYPGKSLQSKAQKLLGELEETFEEMSSSSVNDLNNSLEGLLVDIESLKQASK
- a CDS encoding organic hydroperoxide resistance protein, which translates into the protein MKKLNIDYTATAVNSGGRKGHVKTDDGLLDFDVAMPKEIGGEGGKTNPEQLFAAGYAACFGGALGAVAGKTSLKDSEITAKVHLGNYGPGDFGLAVDISVKIPKAKSLEEAQKLVDAAHAVCPYSKATRGNIEVTATAIE
- a CDS encoding NADPH:quinone oxidoreductase family protein, encoding MRAMLCTTFGSTDHLFLEEVPQAVPASGQVLIKVEACGVSFPDLLILQNKYQFQPELPYSPGGEAAGQIVALGDGVTDWQVGDRVLALCRWGGFAEQLAVDVDRIFSIPEGISAELAASSFYTYSTSFHALKDRAQLQQGETLLVLGASGGIGAAAVELGKAMGAKVIAAASSDEKLAFCKELGADEVVNYEKENLKNQLKELTAGKGVNVVLDPVGGSHTEQALRGMAWKGRYLIVGFTAGEIPKIPMNLPLLKGCSIMGVFWGNFSKVEESQNRQNMNVLTKWLLDGKIKGHEYEIFSLKNAAGALKKMQNRELVGKAIIKI
- a CDS encoding dipeptidase; this translates as MAVNDFIQENKDRFLNELLDLLRIPSVSADPKFKDDVFAAANFVKESMEKAGADTVEICETAGYPIVYGEKIIDPSLPTVLVYGHYDVQPADPYELWDSPPFEPVIKKTAIHPEGAIFARGSADDKGQFYMYVKAFEAMMAAGDLPCNVKFMIEGEEEVGSDNLEKFVIENKEKLQADVILISDTHMISMQDPSITVGLRGMAYMEVEVTGSNRDLHSGTYGGAVANPINVLCEMIASMKDENDHITIPGFYDKVQELTAAQRERLNQAPFDLKEYQDKLDIDDVHGEKGYTTIERVGIRPTLDVNGIWGGYIGEGAKTVLPSKAHAKISMRLVPDQDWHEISELFENYFKSIAPKSVKVKVKPHHGGAPAVVSDSSVGYKAAEAAMEETFGKKPIPTREGGSIPIVALFQKELGSDPILFGFGLDTDALHSPNEHYGVKNYFIGIETIAAFFRHFKELSNQ